One segment of Ipomoea triloba cultivar NCNSP0323 chromosome 12, ASM357664v1 DNA contains the following:
- the LOC115998535 gene encoding protease Do-like 8, chloroplastic, with the protein MQVVVMAHGGPAGNGPCLYGVGTRIRLPSNTSVLRHSSLFSRREICFDGVSTVCSESPSPCDTASSTPRNSGDNCKSLIKMLQRNLPLPTRRMLLASFFMYSIYHPSRYLSAYALGDPSVTVEQVTPPTFPSGALSPSEERIVQLFEKNTYSVVNIFDVTLRPRLNVGGAVEIPEGNGSGVVWDGEGHIVTNYHVIGNSLSRNPTRGEVVARVNILAPDGLQKNFEGKLVGADRSKDLAVLKVDASEDLLKPTKIGESSSLRVGQKCLAIGNPFGFDHTLTVGVISGLNRDIYSQTGVTISGGIQTDAAINPGNSGGPLLDSKGNLIGINTAIFTQTGTSAGVGFAIPSSTVLRIVPQLIQSGKVVRAGLNIDFAPDAIANQLNVRNGALVLLVPGNSLAAKAGILPTTRGFAGNIVLGDIIEAVDNKPVRNKADLYKVLDDYNVGDKVQLKIRRGNENVELSVVLEEKE; encoded by the exons ATGCAAGTAGTAGTAATGGCGCATGGCGGCCCAGCAGGAAACGGTCCTTGTCTGTATGGTGTTGGAACTCGAATTAGACTTCCCTCGAACACCTCCGTTCTCAGGCATTCCTCGCTATTTAGCCGCCGGGAAATCTGCTTCGACGGCGTTTCCACAGTCTGCTCCGAGAGTCCCTCCCCTTGCGACACCGCTTCCTCTACTCCCAG GAATAGTGGAGACAACTGTAAATCCTTGATTAAAATGCTTCAGAGGAATCTCCCTTTGCCTACTCGTAGGATGCTGTTAGCGAGTTTCTTTATGTACTCAATTTATCATCCTTCAAGGTATTTGTCAG CTTATGCTTTGGGGGATCCATCTGTCACAGTTGAACAAGTCACACCTCCTACATTTCCTTCTGGAGCTCTTTCCCCTTCTGAG GAAAGAATTGTCCAGCTCTTTGAGAAGAATACTTACTCTGTTGTCAACATATTTGATGTAACACTGCGGCCAAGGCTTAATGTTGGCGGTGCAGTCGAG ATTCCAGAAGGAAATGGTTCTGGAGTTGTGTGGGATGGTGAGGGGCACATTGTCACAAATTATCATG TGATTGGTAACTCTCTCTCCAGAAATCCAACCCGTGGGGAAGTAGTTGCACGGGTTAATATACTTGCTCCAGATGG GTTGCAAAAGAATTTTGAGGGTAAATTAGTTGGCGCAGATCGTTCTAAAGATCTTGCTGTCTTGAAg GTGGATGCCTCTGAAGACCTGTTGAAGCCAACAAAGATTGGGGAATCATCTTCTTTAAGAGTTGGTCAAAAATGTTTAGCCATTGGGAATCCCTTTGGATTTGATCATACACTCACTGTTGGGGTTATCAGTGGTCTAAATCGTGATATATACAGTCAAACAGGAGTCACAATCAGTGGAGGAATTCAAACTGATGCTGCCATCAATCCTGGAAACAG TGGGGGCCCTCTATTGGATTCAAAGGGAAACTTAATTGGAATTAACACTGCAATATTCACTCAGACAG GAACATCAGCAGGGGTTGGGTTTGCCATCCCATCTTCAACTGTATTAAGAATTGTGCCTCAGCTGATCCAATCTGGAAAA GTTGTTCGAGCTGGTTTAAATATTGATTTTGCTCCTGATGCAATTGCCAATCAACTCAATGTTCGCAATGGAGCTCTCGTTTTGCTG GTTCCTGGAAACAGTCTTGCAGCCAAGGCTGGGATTCTCCCCACCACAAGGGGCTTTGCTGGCAATATTGTACTTGGGGATATCATTGAAGCAGTGGACAACAAGCCA GTCAGGAATAAAGCTGATTTGTATAAAGTGTTGGATGACTACAATGTAGGGGACAAAGTCCAGTTAAAGATCCGAAGAGGAAATGAAAACGTGGAGCTCTCTGTAGTTTTAGAGGAAAAAGAGTGA